One genomic window of Pseudomonas aeruginosa includes the following:
- the galE gene encoding UDP-glucose 4-epimerase GalE, with product MRVLVTGGAGFIGSHVLVELLGQGAKVVVLDNLVNGSSESLKRVERITGHSVGFVLGDVRDSLLVERLLIDEKVDAVIHLAGLKAVGESVDDPLEYYESNVQGAISLLRAMQRVGVFKIVFSSSATIYQMPGTLPISESSKVGGVASPYGRTKLTAEHMLDDLARSDARWSIAVLRYFNPIGAHESGLIGEDPCGTPNNLLPYIAQVAVGRLSRLTVHGGDYPTIDGTGVRDYIHVCDLAAGHTKALEYLGQGHGYHVWNLGTGTGYSVLQVIEAFERVSGRRIPFTVSGRRPGDVAECWADVSKAERELGWKAGLGLECMIADAWRWQVSNPSGYS from the coding sequence ATGCGCGTATTGGTCACAGGAGGTGCAGGATTCATTGGCTCTCATGTGTTGGTCGAACTCTTAGGCCAAGGCGCCAAGGTTGTGGTTCTGGATAATCTTGTCAACGGTTCTTCGGAATCTCTAAAGCGAGTGGAAAGAATAACCGGGCATTCGGTTGGCTTCGTACTGGGAGATGTTAGAGACAGTCTTCTTGTTGAGCGCCTGCTGATCGATGAGAAGGTTGATGCGGTCATTCATCTGGCAGGGTTGAAAGCTGTTGGAGAAAGCGTTGATGACCCGCTGGAGTATTACGAGAGCAACGTTCAGGGAGCTATTTCGCTGCTACGCGCCATGCAGAGGGTCGGGGTATTCAAGATTGTCTTCAGTTCTTCCGCAACGATCTATCAGATGCCTGGCACCTTGCCTATATCCGAGAGTTCGAAAGTGGGAGGCGTGGCCAGTCCCTATGGCCGGACAAAACTGACTGCCGAGCACATGCTCGATGACCTGGCTCGCTCCGATGCGCGTTGGTCCATCGCGGTGCTCAGATACTTCAATCCCATCGGTGCTCATGAAAGCGGCCTCATCGGTGAGGACCCATGCGGTACCCCAAACAATCTTCTGCCCTATATCGCCCAGGTTGCAGTCGGACGTTTGAGTCGGTTGACGGTACATGGCGGCGACTATCCGACTATCGACGGGACGGGAGTCCGGGACTACATCCATGTTTGCGACCTGGCAGCAGGACATACCAAGGCGCTCGAATACCTGGGGCAGGGGCACGGCTACCACGTCTGGAATCTTGGGACGGGCACCGGCTATTCGGTCTTGCAGGTCATCGAAGCTTTCGAGCGAGTCTCTGGCAGGCGCATTCCCTTTACGGTGTCCGGTCGCCGCCCAGGCGATGTGGCCGAGTGCTGGGCGGATGTTTCCAAGGCGGAGCGAGAGTTGGGCTGGAAGGCGGGGCTGGGCCTCGAATGCATGATTGCGGATGCCTGGCGCTGGCAGGTTTCCAATCCGAGTGGGTATTCATGA